The Cucumis melo cultivar AY chromosome 6, USDA_Cmelo_AY_1.0, whole genome shotgun sequence genome includes a region encoding these proteins:
- the LOC103490760 gene encoding binding partner of ACD11 1 isoform X2 has translation MQIKTVKVSNVSLGASERDIKEFFSFSGDIEYLEMQSETERSQTAYVTFKDAQGAETAVLLSGATIVDLSVNITLCPDYELPPEATAPPPAPGTKPPGAAESAFRKAEDVVSGMLAKGFILGKDALNSAKAFDEKHQLTSTASAKVATLDKKIGFTEKISAGTSLVSDKVREVDQKFQVSEKTKSAFAVAEEKVSNAGSAIMKNRYVMSGTSWVADTFNKVAKAAGEVGQKTKEKVVVTEEEQKKKTVEDFAKVHLSESPKAASAPPEEPQQRPKPEPAQGLIL, from the exons ATGCAGATTAAGACTGTCAAAGTCAGCAATGTCTCCCTTGGAGCGTCTGAACGAGATATCAAGGAGTTCTTTTCCTTTTCTGGTGACATTGAATATCTTGAAATGCAGAG TGAAACTGAACGGTCTCAAACTGCTTACGTAACATTTAAGGACGCGCAAGGGGCAGAGACTGCCGTTCTTTTGTCC GGAGCAACTATAGTGGATCTTTCTGTCAACATTACTTTGTGTCCCGATTATGAGCTCCCTCCTGAAGCTACCGCACCACCTCCT GCCCCTGGAACTAAACCACCTGGTGCTGCTGAATCTGCCTTTCGGAAAGCAGAGGATGTGGTTAGCGGGATGCTAGCCAAGGGCTTTATCTTGGGCAAAGATGCACTCAACTCAGCTAAGGCATTCGATGAGAAACACCAGTTAACTTCCACGGCTTCTGCTAAAGTTGCTACATTGGATAAAAAAATTGGGTTCACTGAGAAAATTAGCGCTGGTACATCGTTGGTGAGCGACAAAGTTCGGGAAGTAGACCAGAAGTTTCAGGTTTCTGAGAAGACAAAATCTGCATTTGCAGTTGCAGAAGAAAAAGTTAGCAATGCTGGATCTGCCATTATGAAAAACCGATATGTAATGAGCGGGACTAGCTGGGTTGCTGATACTTTCAATAAGGTAGCCAAAGCAGCTGGAGAAGTTGGTcagaaaacaaaagagaaagTTGTGGTGACGGAAGAAGAACAGAAAAAGAAGACGGTTGAAGATTTTGCTAAGGTTCATCTCTCGGAATCACCAAAAGCAGCATCGGCACCCCCTGAGGAGCCTCAACAACGTCCAAAACCCGAACCAGCTCAAGGTCTGATCCTCTGA
- the LOC103490761 gene encoding syntaxin-22: MSFQDIEAGRPFASSRRDLINGKQDPTQAVASGIFQINTAVATFQRLVNTLGTPKDTPELREKLHKTRLHIGQLVKDTSAKLKQASDIDHHAEVNASKKIADAKLAKDFQAVLKEFQKAQRLAAERETAYSPFVPQTNLPSSYTAGEADASSEKNLEQRALLVESRRQEVLLLDNEIAFNEAIIEEREQGIHEIQQQIGEVNEIFKDLAVLVHEQGAMIDDIGSNIEGAHAATSQGTTQLVKASKTQRSNSSLACLLLVIFGIILLIVIIIVVA, from the exons ATGAGCTTTCAAGATATCGAGGCTGGTCGCCCCTTTGCTTCTTCGAGGAGAGACCTCATCAATGGCAAACAAGATCCTACGCAAGCTGTTGCTTCCGGTATATTTCAGATTAATACTGCCGTTGCTACGTTTCAAAGGCTTGTTAATACCTTAGGTACACCAAAGGATACGCCTGAGCTACGCGAGAAGCT GCACAAGACAAGGTTACATATTGGACAGTTGGTTAAAGACACTTCTGCTAAACTTAAACAAGCCAGCGATATAGATCATCATGCTGAAGTGAAT GCCAGCAAGAAAATTGCAGATGCTAAACTTGCGAAAGATTTTCAAGCAGTGTTGAAAGAGTTTCAGAAGGCTCAACGACTTGCAGCCGAGAGGGAAACAGCATATTCACCTTTTGTTCCCCAAACTAATCTACCTTCTAG CTACACAGCTGGGGAGGCAGATGCAAGCTCAGAAAAGAATCTTGAACAGCGTGCCCTTCTTGTGGAATCCAGGAG GCAAGAGGTCTTGCTGTTGGACAATGAAATAGCCTTCAATGAGGCAATAATTGAGGAAAGAGAGCAAGGCATTCATGAAATCCAGCAGCAAATTGGAGAAGTGAATGAAATTTTTAAAGATCTTGCAGTTCTAGTTCATGAACAGGGAGCAATGATTG ATGATATTGGATCCAACATAGAGGGGGCACATGCTGCAACGTCACAGGGAACAACTCAACTTGTAAAAGCTTCAAAGACACAAAGATCGAATTCATCTCTG GCTTGCTTACTTTTGGTGATATTTGGTATTATCCTCCTCATTGTGATCATAATAGTCGTTGCTTAA
- the LOC103490760 gene encoding binding partner of ACD11 1 isoform X1, with protein sequence MSIKTVKVSNVSLGASERDIKEFFSFSGDIEYLEMQSETERSQTAYVTFKDAQGAETAVLLSGATIVDLSVNITLCPDYELPPEATAPPPAPGTKPPGAAESAFRKAEDVVSGMLAKGFILGKDALNSAKAFDEKHQLTSTASAKVATLDKKIGFTEKISAGTSLVSDKVREVDQKFQVSEKTKSAFAVAEEKVSNAGSAIMKNRYVMSGTSWVADTFNKVAKAAGEVGQKTKEKVVVTEEEQKKKTVEDFAKVHLSESPKAASAPPEEPQQRPKPEPAQGLIL encoded by the exons ATGTCG ATTAAGACTGTCAAAGTCAGCAATGTCTCCCTTGGAGCGTCTGAACGAGATATCAAGGAGTTCTTTTCCTTTTCTGGTGACATTGAATATCTTGAAATGCAGAG TGAAACTGAACGGTCTCAAACTGCTTACGTAACATTTAAGGACGCGCAAGGGGCAGAGACTGCCGTTCTTTTGTCC GGAGCAACTATAGTGGATCTTTCTGTCAACATTACTTTGTGTCCCGATTATGAGCTCCCTCCTGAAGCTACCGCACCACCTCCT GCCCCTGGAACTAAACCACCTGGTGCTGCTGAATCTGCCTTTCGGAAAGCAGAGGATGTGGTTAGCGGGATGCTAGCCAAGGGCTTTATCTTGGGCAAAGATGCACTCAACTCAGCTAAGGCATTCGATGAGAAACACCAGTTAACTTCCACGGCTTCTGCTAAAGTTGCTACATTGGATAAAAAAATTGGGTTCACTGAGAAAATTAGCGCTGGTACATCGTTGGTGAGCGACAAAGTTCGGGAAGTAGACCAGAAGTTTCAGGTTTCTGAGAAGACAAAATCTGCATTTGCAGTTGCAGAAGAAAAAGTTAGCAATGCTGGATCTGCCATTATGAAAAACCGATATGTAATGAGCGGGACTAGCTGGGTTGCTGATACTTTCAATAAGGTAGCCAAAGCAGCTGGAGAAGTTGGTcagaaaacaaaagagaaagTTGTGGTGACGGAAGAAGAACAGAAAAAGAAGACGGTTGAAGATTTTGCTAAGGTTCATCTCTCGGAATCACCAAAAGCAGCATCGGCACCCCCTGAGGAGCCTCAACAACGTCCAAAACCCGAACCAGCTCAAGGTCTGATCCTCTGA
- the LOC103490759 gene encoding uncharacterized protein LOC103490759, translating into MVLWEITLGTAYFLGLKRTYRLALKLQRRIISPKLPKIRQFVHRRTRNVFDVALKVHLNIQKRDLEVGRNLGNWILRLLDRYKPSAQIRKQDGESMTNAKKQISSSSILKMPESSQTLKKPKSSRQLFTSSTNIWPKQFPTISMMIKSSNPASNMIQHRHFGILTPVAPGPKYVRGWQGGVIREDIRRWLLQN; encoded by the exons atggtGCTGTGGGAAATCACTCTAGGAACCGCCTATTTCTTGGGTCTCAAGCGAACTTATCGTCTCGCTCTCAAGCTTCAACGTCGCATCATCAGCCCAAAGCTTCCCAAGATCCGTCAGTTTGTTCACCG ACGTACCCGTAATGTATTTGATGTAGCATTAAAAGTTCACCTGAACATACAGAAGAGAGACTTAGAAGTTGGTCGAAATCTTGGTAACTGGATTCTACGATTACTCGACCGATATAAACCATCAGCTCAAATTCGTAAACAGGATGGTGAATCAATGACAAATGCGAAAAAGCAAATTTCCAGCTCCTCCATTTTAAAAATGCCAGAGAGCTCCCAGACCCTGAAGAAGCCAAAATCTTCCAGACAATTATTTACCTCATCAACAAATATATGGCCTAAACAATTTCCTACAATATCCATGATGATAAAGTCTTCAAACCCAGCCTCAAATATGATCCAGCATAGACATTTTGGCATTTTGACGCCCGTAGCACCGGGGCCGAAATATGTAAGAGGATGGCAAGGTGGGGTCATTAGGGAGGATATAAGGCGATGGTTGTTGCAAAACTAG